A segment of the Candidatus Hydrogenedentota bacterium genome:
GGTCGCCTTGGAGCGATATCGCGGTCCGGTCGAAATCGCGCGCGCGGGCCCGCAGTTCCTCGATGGTGCCGTCGCCGACGGTGCGGCCCCGGTTGATGATGACGATGCGGTCGGCCATCGCCTCGACTTCCTGCAGGATATGCGTCGAGAGAATGACCGTTTTCGTCGCGGCCAGTTTACGGATCAATTGGCGGATCTCGACAATCTGGTGGGGATCCAAGCCGGAAGTCGGTTCGTCGAGCACGATGATGTCCGGATCATGGATGAGCGCCTGGGCGAGGCCGGTGCGCTGTTTGTAACCCTTGGACAATTCGCGGATGATCTTGCGGTACATCGGCCGCAGCCCGCACTCGTCAAGCACGACTTCCACGCGCTGCTTCAGCTTGCCGCCGCTCAGACCCCGCGCACGCCCCACGAAATCCAGATATGTCCGCACTTCCATATCCATGTAGAGCGGCAGGATTTCCGGAAGGTATCCAATGATTCGTCGCACGCCCAGCGGATTGTCCAGCACATCTATCCCGCCGACCTGTGCCGTTCCGCTCGTCGGGTGCAGATACGTGGTCAGGATTTTCATGGCGGTTGATTTGCCGGCGCCGTTCGGTCCCAGCAACCCGACTATTTCGCCGCGGTTCACCTCGAAGGAGACATCCCTCAAGGCCACTACGGGACCGTAGTGCATCGTCAGCTTGTTCGCCTTGATCATGGTTGTTAGCACTCCTAAACCTGTTCCCGGTTGCATGTTTGCCTTCGGCGCGCCGCGTCCTCCCGTTACACGGCTTAATCTCCCGGAACGCCACGCCGCTAGACAAAGAGACACTAACAAGTCAGCAAAATCCGTGCCAGTAAAAAACACGGAATATCCCATCCGGACCAATCTGCGCAAGATGCTGATTGTCAACATTATAAGCGTTATTGACTCTTGATCGTTGGCATGTGGCCGCGCGACTCATTTGGGGTGGAATCCAGAGAACACGACTGAAAATGGGTATCGGAACATGCCTCCCTGTCGTCTTCTGTGGGGACCGAACGGCTTCGTCTGGTCTGAACCGTGGCATTGACAAGGGAACTCCCCTGCGGCCCGTCCGCCCTGTCCCAATGACGGGCTTGACTTCCGCGTTGGCATGTTCCACGCAAAGGCGGTAGAAGTTGCGAACCAAAGTATCATTGTACGATGATGATTCCCCGGCGATTGTGGAAAGTCGGCCCCAACCATGGATTGGGCCATCAACGAGGGAGTAACGGCGATGAACTTGACAAAGAGACAAAACACGCGGCGCGGTTTTCTGAAAGCGGCGGGGGCGCTGGGCGCAAGTCTGTATTTATCGGATTTATCCGCGGGGAGTCCTGCGGCCAACGCCCAGGCGAAGAAGGAAACGCTGGCGATTGACGGCGGGCCAAAGGCGGTCACCCATGCAGTCCCGAATGCGCAAAAATGGCCGCTGTACGGCGACGAGGAAATCCGGGCCGTCACGGAACTCCTGCGCAATCCGGACTACAAGCCCGTGGCGGAATTCGAGGAGGCATGGAAGGCGTATCACGGTTGCCCGTATGCAAAGGCGCACTGCAACGGAACCAGCGCGCTGACCTCGATGCTGTTCGCGCTGGATTTGCCGCCGGGCAGCGAAGTGCTCGTGCCGGATTACAGCACGTGGTTTCCGGTCGTGCCCATGCGGTTCTTCGATCTGGTCCCGGTGTTCGTGGACTCGAATCCCCGGACGCTGAACATTGACCTCGAAGACTGCAAACGCCGGCTAACCCCAAAAACGCGGGCAATCATGCCGGTCCACTGGTACGGCCTGCCGTGCGACATGGACGATATCTGCGCGTTCGCAAAAGAGCACGGGTTGGAGGTGGTGGAGGATTGCAGCCATGCGCACGGCGCGCGGGTCAACGACACGCTCGTCGGCAATTGGGGCCGTATGGCCGGGTTCAGTCTGCAAACCACGAAGCCGTTGCCGGCCATCGAGGGCGGCATCGGCATGTACAAGGACGCGCGGGATTTCGAGCGCGCCACCACCTACGGAAACTACGACCTGCCCCACACGTTCGCGGACGACAGCCCCTACAAGAAATACCAGGGCACGGCCTTCGGCGGGAAGATGCGCATTCATCCCATCGCGGCCATTCTCGCCCGCATCCAATTGAAGGATCTCGACGCGAAAAACGAGGCGGGCGTCGCGCAGGTCAAACGCCTCAATGATCGCATCACGCAGTTGCCCGGCGTGTCGGAACAATTCGTGCGCTCCGGCATCAAACGGGTGTTTTACGCGAAGAACATCATCTTCATTGACGAAAAAAAAGCGGGCATGTCGCGCGCGGCGGCGGTCAAGGCCTTACAGGCCGAAGGCGTCGAGGCCGCGGAATACAACCTGCGCTTGCAGCACACCTATCCGATTTACAGCGAGGAGAAATGGTGGCGGCACATGCCGGTGCTTCCCGCCGAGGACTCGCTGCCCGGATGCGCGGAGGCCAACCGCAAGGCGGTGCTCCTGCCGTATTTCACGTCGGAACAGCCCGAATTGATCGAACAGTACGGCAACGCCTTTGAAAAAGTTTGGGCGCATCGCGACAGCATCGCGAAAACGTAACGCCGAATTTATTCACATGGCCTGCGGCGGAAAAAAGACCGTTTTGGCAACATGCACATCGCTGTCGCGGATGAATTTGTGCCGCCGGATAGTGTTCGGCTCCGAGGCCATGTGGGCAGGCCGCGGCCTGATTCCGGGAATGGCGTGAAAGCCGTGGGAAAACTGGATCAGTTGCAGCGAAAACGGTTTGTCCGGTTCGAGGGCGAGGGAAAGGTCCACGCCTTCCCGGGGAAACACATGGAGGCTGAGATACCAGCGATCGCCCCCGGCGTCGAGCGGTTTGCCGAAAATGGACGCCGCAATCACCTTCGTGCCCTCTCCCGCGCGCACGTGCATGGACTCGGCATGTTTCGATTCGATGCGCACCACGACGTTGCGTATCCCGTTTTCAACGGCATCGGAGACTATCCGCGCTTCGGGTCCCAGGGATTCGACGACGGGGGCCGGCGCTTTCATCGTGAGTTCGGCATGGATGCGGGATGAAATTCTCCGGAAGGGATCTTTTTCCCGGTCGCTTTCGGATTCGGTTGGCGCATGGGAGGCGCCGGGCGGGAAAAACTGGGAAGTCCATTCATCGGGCGCCGGGTCGCTGCTGTACCAGTACGCCTGTTGTGCATCGAGATCGAGCCGGTACGACACGCAGTTGAATTGGGGACGGAGAGGCGTGGGGGCGCTGTTCAGCAAGCCAACGGCTATCAGTAGGCCGCCGGCTCCGGCGCAGACCGCCGGCAGCCAGAGGCGGCTTCGGCGCGTGATGATCGCCAGTTGCGGAACGGCCAAGCCGAGGACAAGCGCCGGGATCAGAATCGTCACGGGACTGGCAAGGATATACACGAACGAAAGCGCGGCCACAAAAGCGGGCGCAAAGAGCACAATGGCGGGAACGACAAACAGCGAAGCGACGGCCACCCGGGCCGGCGAAGGATCACCGGCATTTTTGTCCAGAAACAATAATGCCAGCCCCAACGAAGCGAACAGCAGGGGCCACTGGGCAATAAAAAGGCCCCCTTCCAGAAACACGCCGATCAGAAACATCAGGCCCACCCATGCCATCAGCGCGCCCGACGCGAGATGATACGGGCGGACAAGGCGCATGAACGTTCCGGCCAGCAGGACAAAGGTCGCGATGCCTATCAGGGCGAACGCTGTTCCGTACAGGTTGTTCTGCTGAATCAAATGAATATCGGGCAGCGAGGTCAGATCGCGCGTCAATTGCGTGAAGAGTTTCGACGGGCCATACAGCACGGCGAGCAATCCCATCTGGACGGCCGAGGTCACAATCAACGCCGCCGCAAACAACAGGCAGCCGGCCAGCAACCCCGGCAGGGTCAGGCGCCGCCGCACAAACCCCAGAATCAGCACGGTGGCAAGCAGGGCCACGACGATCCACGTCAAAGGATGGTTCCACGTCGCCGGATAATAGGCCAACAAGGGTCCGATTACCGTGAAATAAGTCAGATCCGGCGCCCTCACCTTGTCAATCGGGATATTTCCCAGATGGCGGGCGAGCCGAATGCCGTACTCGCCAAGATCCTGAAGGCTGGCCAGGCTGAGGTTGTCCGGATTGTCGTTTTTGGTGTGGTAATGGGCGAAATTGTCAATAAACGCAATGTTGTACCCCGTGAGACCCGCCTCCTTGAAAATACCGAAGTCGGCGCGAAACGGCAGGCGGTAGTAGATATCGGCCATGCAGGAACTGGTTACGGCATGCACGCCCGATTTCGCCAGTTGCCTGACGAGCCAGCCGTTTTCCGGGCCGGTTTCAAACATATAGGCCTTGCCGCGGTTGCCGCGCGCTTCGTACCCGATCAAAACCCCCACATCGCCAAACCACGGATGCTCGCAGAAGGCCTTGGCGCCGAGCATGCCGCTTTCTTCCGCATCGCTAAACACAAAGATAACGTCGTTTCGGAGCGGCGGCCCGGCCTTCAACGCCCGCGCGATTTCGATCATGGCCGCGATGCCCGCGCAATCGTCCGCCGCGCCCGGACCGTACGGCACGCTGTCGTAATGCGCCTCGAACATGATGGCCTTGGTGTTGGCCGTGCCGTACAGCCGCGCAAGAACCATGTTGCGCATGCCCGCGCTGTGTCCGCCCGCATAGGGACTCGCCACGTGCTCTGCCGGTATGCCGAGTCCGTTCATCGTGTCCACGATGTATTGCTGTACCCTTGTGTTGGCGTCCGAACCGGCCGGGTGCGGCTCGGAGGCCAGCGCCCGGTTGTAGACCAGCGCGCGTTCGGCGGAAAAATCCGTGGCGGGCGCGGTGGCGGGCTTCGGAAACGGCGGCCGGGCCATGTAGATCGCCGCAAAAGCCACCATCGCCAAAAAAAAGGCCGTGCCAATCGCCCATGAATCGCGATACCATGGGTTGCGGGAACCGGGACTGTCAACCATTACCGATACTCCTGAAACCAAAGACTTCCGCCAAAAATCAACCGAAATAGGGGCCATCAGCACCGTAAAGGCTTCGTCAACACAAGGTTTTCAAGGACATAAAGGACACTACCGGTAAAAAAACGGCCACGTCGTGAATGACGTCCTTTTCGTCATTATGTCCTCTCCGCTGTGATGCCTTTCCGGTCGCCATCGGCCGAAAATGGGGCCACGCGCCCAATTGGTTAGACCCTTCCCGGCGGAGGAAGGTTACAGGGAGGCGGCAGTCGGCAATCGTCCCAAGTAAAATCGCCGGGGATCAGAGGTCGCCGGCATCGAAGGCGCGCGCCATGGCCTTAACGCTCTTGATGTCCATTTTACCGGTGCCCAGCACGGGGATGGCTTCGACCCGGTAGAAAGCGTTTGGACGCGGTCTCCACAAATTCGGGAGTTCTTCGCATTTATCCATTGCCCGCAGGAGTTGCGCGAGTTGATCGTCGGACAACGTGTGGATGACGATCAAACGTTCGCCCCGGGCCGCGTCGGGCACGCCGGTCACGGCCAGCGCCTGTTCGGTAAGCCCGATAAGGTTATGAAGGGTATCCTCGATTTTGGTGTGCGAAACCATCTCGCCGGCAATCTTGCTAAACCGGGCGAGGCGGTCGGTCAGCGTGATGAACCCATCCTCGTCAACCGAGGCGATGTCGCCGGTTGAATACCAGCCGTCTTTCAAAACCGCCGCGGTTTTTTCCGGCATGCCGAGATAGCCTTTCATCACGTTGGGGCCTTTTACTTGAAGGAGTCCGGGCTGGCCGCATCCCAGGATTTCGCCGGTGTCGGGATCGATCACGCGGACCGCGATGCCGGGCATGGGACGTCCGACCGTGCCGCGTTTCATGCCGATTTGGTGATGGCCGTCGCCGTGGAAATCGGGGATATTGCTCGAAATCGCCGGGCTGCATTCGGTCGCGCCGTAGCCTTCGAGCGGTTCGACGCCAAATTTTTCCATGAACGCATCGCGCACGCGGTCAGTCAGTTTTTCGGCGCCGACCAGCAGGTATCGCAGGCTTTTCATGTCATCCGGATCGCAGCGTCGCGTAAAATTCTGAAGAAACGTCGGCGTCGAAATGAAAAACTCGGCCTTGTATTTTTTGATCAAGTTGCCGATGGCCTTCGGTTCGAGCGGGGTGGGATGATAGACGACGGACAGGTTGTTGATGAGCGGCGCCCAGATCGTACCCATGAACCCGAAGGAGTGGAACAGCGGCAGCATGGCCATCATGACGTCGCCGTCCTTGTGGGCGATGATCTGCGCCAGCGAATCCACGTTGTGCAGGATGTTGCCATGCGTCAGCATGACGCCTTTCGGATCGCCTTCGCTGCCGCTCGAAAAGATCACGGTCACCAGATCCTCGGCCGTGCGCCGGGGCGCACCCAGCAGGAAGCCCAACAGCCAGCCCGGACAGGCCTTGGCCAGCAGCCCCCCGATGACGCGATCCGCGGTCGTAACGGATTTCATGATGTCTTCGAGATAGACGGGGATGCCGGGCACGGTTACGGGCAGCCGTTCCAGAAAGGCCTTGGCGGTTATGCAATGCGAAAGTTTGCATTGCCGCGCATAGGATTCCATGGCTTGGGCCGAAGCGGTGTAGTTGAGGTTGATGGGAACACGCCCCATGAATTCAAGCGCCAGGTTCGTCAAACATCCGCCGACGGACGGCGGCACCAGAACGCCCACCATCGGCTGCTTGTCGAGAATGGCCCTGAGTTTGCGCGCCAGCACAATTGAACCAGCCAAAGTCTTGAAGTAACTGAGTTCGCCCGATCGGCTGTCGGCGATAGCCATGAGTTTGGGACGTCGGCGCGCGGCCTTCAGGAAAGCGCGATCCACCAAACACGGCTTCATCTTGCGCGCGGCGAACGCCTCCGCGCCCATTTCCTGGATGATGGAACGCAACACGGGGCCCGAGGTGTCCGCCGGCATGGGCGTGCCGAAACTGACCGTGGTGCGGTACGGGAATTCCTTCGGTTTCTTCCAAAAGAACCGGCCTTCGGAAAAACTGAACACGCTGCCCCACAGCCGATCGATATGCACCGGGATGATCGGCGCGTCAATCCCGCGCATGATCAATTCAAACCCCTTGCGAAACGACTGCAACTGGCCTGTTCGCGTAATCTCGCCCTCGGCGAACACACACACCAACTCGCCGTTTTTGATGGTGTCGGCCGCTTCTTTCAGGGAACGCCTCAATTCCGCGGGCGAATCGGCCGCCGAGACGGGGATGGCGTTCATGATCCTCGCGATGGGCCGCATCCACTTCATTTCATAGTAGCCGCGGTACATGAGAAAGCGGATGGGACGGTCCACCACGGCCTGCAACATGATCGGATCGATGTAGGAGGTGTGGTTGGCGACGAGGAGCCCCCCGCCGGTGATGGGAAAATTGGGGCGTCCGATGACCGACACGCGGTACACCGTGTTTGTGACGAGCCACAACAGGAAACGGATGACGAGGATCGGCAGCCGCCAGCACATATACAAGCCGACCGCCAGCGAAAATACCGCATTGAGCATGAAAACTTGCCGGGTGTTGACGCCCGCCCGCGTAAGCGCCCAGTACAGGGCCCCCGCGCCCAACATGCCCACGAACGTGAGCATGTTCGTCGTGGCCATGATGCCGCCCTTGATATGGTTTGGACTGCGCTGCTGGAGGGTCGCCGCAAGCGGCACATCGAACACGCCCGATGCGCAGCCGAGGCCGAAAAGCAGGATGAGGCATGTCCAAAAACTCATGTCCGGCATCGCCAGCAGGCCGCTGAACAACGCGATGCCCAGCACGCCCATCGGCACGAGACCCAGTTCGATCTTCTGACGAGACAAGTAGCCCGCCGCCAACGCGCCCACGCCAATGCCGACCGCCAGCGCCGCCAAGACCGCGCTGATCTGCGTTTCGCTAAGGTGAAGATTGGCCGCGCCGTACGCGAACACGTTTGCCCGGAGCAAGGCGCCCGCAAACCAGAAATAGGTGTAGCCGACGACCGTGTACAGCAGCCACCGGTCTTTTTTCATGATACGGAAGTGTTCAATCATGCCCTGCATCGGGTTGAGCCGGATGGGCTGTGCCGGATTCGCGGCCGGCGGTTTCGAGATGTATTGGGCCATCACCAGACCGGCACAGGAGAGAAACAGCAGGACAAACGTCGCCAGATACGTTTTGCCGCCCAGCGCGCTGTGCAACGGACCCGCCGCGCCCGTGCCGGCGATGATCGCGATAATCGTCCACATTTGAAGCACGCCGTTGCCCCAGGAAAGCTGGCTTTCTTCCAAAATTTCCGGCAGGATGCCGTATTTCGCGGGACTGAAGAACGCGCTATGCGTCGCCATGAAAAAAAGCATGACCCACAAGAACGCAGGCGATTCCAAATAGAACGCAAAGAAACCAAAACAGACAATAAAGATTTCCCAGACCTTCACGCATACCGCGATGAATTGTTTGCTGTACCGGTCGGAAAGCGCGCCTGCCACGCCGGGGAAAACCAGAAACGGCAGGCTGAAAATAATCGTCGAGACCGCCGTGACCATCGTCGCCGTGGATTCATCGGCGGTCTTGCCCGGTCCGATCAATACGCCCAAAATCGTGAACTGGATGAGGAATTGAAACAGGTTGTCGTTGAACGCCCCCTGAAACTGGGTGGCAATCAACGCCCAAAACCCCTTCATGCTGTACGGTTTGCCCGACGGCATCCCTTTCGACGCAACCATCGTTGCTCTCCTTGTTGTGATGCGCGCAGAAAACTACGCGCCGCCGCGCATCTTGGCCGTCTGCGCCCGCATGCGCTCCATGTACCGGATGACGTTCACGCACTCCGCATCGCTCAGGTCCGCCAAGGCCGCGTGAATCCGTTCGCGGTACAGCGGCTCGACTTGCTCGATCATGGCCCGCCCTTTCGCGGTCAACGAAACATGGTAGATCCGGCGGTTGCCCGACACGCTCTCGCGCACGACCAACTGCTTGCGTTCGAGTTTGTCGAGCACCGACGTGATGCTGGCCCGGCTGACCACGAGCCGCTTGCCAAGCCCCGCCTGCGTGATGGGGCCAATCTTGTATTTCAGGGCAAACAGGACGTTGAACTGCGCCTGGGTCAGGCCAAACGGACGAAAAAGCGCCTCGCCCACGGCCGAAAAGAGACCGGCCGTATGCACAATGTTCAAGAGGGTTTCATGGCGCAAGTCCGAAAACGGACGATCCAAATGAAGTTCGGCGGCCAGCGACACGGCCTTTGTTCCTTGTGTGTTATTTGTAGCCTTCGGGTAGATTGTAGAATGTGTAACCGTTAGAAGTCAAGCAATTTCTGTTTCCTTGCAGACGCTGGATTTGTGGTAAAATAGCCAAGCGTGCAGTAGTGGCCGTATTGTGTCCCAACAAAGCGTAACAAGGCAGGGTGGGATCTTGTTTATTGGCGGTTGTGTTCAACGGAGCGAAATCCGGAATGGCAGGATTGGCGTGGGGGGAACGTAATGCGGTCTTCAATCAAAAAAGAAATTCGCGGAGCGAGGAGGCAGCGGATGTCGAATAAGAATCTGGTTATGGGGTTGGTGGCGGGAATGTGTGCGGCGATGCAGGCGACCGCAGCCATTTGGTATGTTGACAAAGACAATACGGGCACGCAGAACGGCACAAGTTGGGGGACGGCTTATACCACGATTCAGCAAGCCATAGACTCCGCGGCGGCCGGGGATCGCGTATGGGTGGCCGAGGGTGTTTATGACGAGCCACGCACGGCGGACGCCGCGGGATCGCTCGTGCTCAAAACCAATGTCAGCGTGTACGGCGGCTTTATCGGCAAGGCCGCCGGCGGATACGAGACGCAGCTTTCGCAGCGGAATTGGGTGGCGCATGTCGTGACCATTGATGGGGCGAACGGACGCGGGGCCGGTGTTCGCGCGTACCATGTCGTCAAGGGGACGACGGGTTCGACGCTCGACGGTTTCACGATCACCGGCGGCAACGCCAACGGCAGCGCGTGGAACGGCTGCGGCGGCGGCTTTTTTAGCGACACGTCGGGCGGCACGGTGTCCAATTGTGTGTTTACAGCCAACAGCGCAAGCGTCGGCGGGGCCATCGGCAACCGGTCCTCATCCGCCACGTTTTCGAAGTGCACAATATATTCCAACACCGCGTTCAGCGGCGCGGGCGTGTACAACGACGGTGGATCGCCGGTGTTCTCGAACTGCCTGCTGTATCGCAACGTCGCCACCAACGGCGGCGGCATGTGGAGTTTCAACGGCAGCACGCCGTCGCTGGTCAATTGCACCTTTGCGCTCAACCAGGCCACCGCCGGGGCCGGCCTTTATGCCGACGGGGCGACGGTCACGTTGCTGAACACCATTCTTTTTTTCGATTCGGGGGGTGAAATCTTCAGCACCGGAGCGACCCTCAACGCGACCTATTGCAATGTGCAGGGGGGCTTGGCCGGCACGGGAAACATCGCCCAGAATCCGGTGTTTGCCGACGCCAATGTCAACGATTTCCGGCTGGGCAGCGGTTCGCCCTGCATCAATACGGGCACGAACGTCGGGGCGCCCGCCACCGACATCACCGGGACGACCCGGCCGCAAGGCGCGGCCTTCGACATGGGCGCGTATGAAATGGCGGCTCCAGTGGCCGATTTTACGGCGGTGCCGTCGTTTGGCGGCGCGGCGCTGGCGGTCCAGTTCACCGACACGACAGTCACGCCGTCGTGTATTCCTATCACGCAATGGTCGTGGATTTTCGGCGACAGCGCCACCAGTCCGGAACAGAATCCGGTGCATGTGTACGGGATCCCCGGCGTCTTTGCCGTCACGTTGACGGTAACGACTTCCGTGGGTTCCAGTTCCAAGACCGGTTACATCGGCTCGCTGGCTTCGGTGCAGTCGGTTCAGGTGGTGGACGGCCTGCACGTGGACGTGCAATACAACGGGGCCATGGGGGCAAGCGCCTCTTCGCCCGCCAATTACACCCTTTCCGGTACGGGCAAGGGCACCCTGGCCGCCAATCCAACGACGGTCACCCTGGTCGGCCCGAACCGGTTCCGGCTGGAATGGACGACCGGCGAGATGGTTCCCGACGGCGACATCACGATCACGGTTTCCAACGTGCTGGATGCGTATGGGAATGTGTTGAGCGGTTTCAACAGCGCGACGGATCCGCGGGGCGGCATGGGCGGCGCGCCCGGCGTTGAAACGGTGGCCGTGACGTCGGGCACGACGGTGGACGTGACGTACAACCGCCCGATGGGCGCCGGCGCCGTCACGGCAGCCAACTATGCGCTTTCGGGATCGGGCAAGGGCACCCTGGCCGTCAATCCCGCCTCGGTCGCGCTGGCCGGCAACAACAAGTATCGCCTTACATGGACATCCGGCGAGATGATTGATCGCGGGGACATTGTCATTACCGTGTCGAATGTGTCCGACGCCTACGGGAACGCCATCGGCGCGTACAACACCGGCACGCACGCGGGCGGTGCGGTCGGGGTCGCACCGCGGGTCACGACCGTCGCCGCGCAAACCGCCCAGACGATTGACGTGACTTTTTCGGAAGCCATGGGCGCCGGGGTAACCTCGAACGCCAACTACGTCTTGTCGGGACCGGGCATGGGATCCCTGTCCCCGAATCCAACATCCGTCGCGCTCAGCAGCGGCAACAAGTACCGGCTGACATGGGTTTCCGGCGAAATGGTCAACGGCGCGACGATAACCGTGACCGTTTCGGGTGTTTACGACGCGGCCGCCAATCCGATCGCCGGCATCAACAACAGCGGCACGCATTACGGCGGGGGAATCGGAACCGCGCCCACGGTGACGGCGCTTGCGATTCAATCCGGTTCAAGCATGGATGTTACCTTTAGCGAACTGCTGGGGGAAGGCGCCCTCGTGCCGACGAACTACATCGCAAGCGGCACGGGTCTCGGCTCGTTGAGCGCCTATCCGGCCGGCGTGGTCTATGTCGGCAGCAACAAATATCGTTTGACGTGGACCTCCGGCGAAATGCGCAACGGCGGCTCCATCACGGTGACCGTGTCGAACGTGAAAGATCCCGCGGGCAACGCAATCGGCTCGACCGGCAATTCCGGCACGGTCGCCGGCGGCGCGATCGGCGCCGCGCCGACGGTGCTCGGCGTGTCCGTGCAGGCCTCCAACGCGGTCAATATCCTGTTCAGCGAAGCCATGAACGCCGCGGCGTTGACAAACACCAACTACGCCTTGTCCGGAACCGGCAAGGGATCGCTTGCCACGTCGCCCAATTCCGTGACGCTCGTCGGCCTGAACACCTACCGTCTGGGCTGGAACACAGGCGAAATGGTGAAGGGCGGCAACATCACCGTAACGGCCAGCGGCATGTCCGACCTTGCCGGCAACCCCATCGGTTCGCCGAATTCGGGCACGGACGCCGGGGCGGCGGTGGCCAGCGTTCCCACGGTCCAGTTGACGTCCGCCACGCCGGCCACAACGGGCGCCTCGCCCATCCCCGTTTCGGTGGCCTTCAGCGAACCTGTGACCGGCTTTACCGGCAGCGACATCGCGACGGGCAACGCTTCCGTCGCCAACTTTGCCGGAACCGGCATGTCGTACACGTTCAACCTTGTGCCGGCCTCGGAAGGTCTGGTGACGGCGAACATTCCCGAAGGCATTGCAACGGATGCCGCTGGAAACGGAAACGCGGCGCTGGAGACCGTATTCACGCGCGTTTTCGCGCGGACCAGCGTCGTCTCGGCGACGGTTGTCTACAACGGGATGGTGGATGTCGTGTTCAGCGCGGCCATGGGCGACGGCGCCACCGCGCCGGCCAATTACACGTTGAGCGGATCAGGGAAAGGCTCGCTGGCCGCGCATCCGGACACGGCCGCGTTGCTCTATGGAAACACCTATCGGTTGACATGGGGATCCGGCGAGATGCTGGATCGCGGCAACATCACGATTACGGTCACGGGCGCGACCGATGCCGGCGGCAACCCGCTCGGCGCCGTCAACACGGCCACGCACTACAGCGGCGCCGTCGGCATTCCCCCAACCGTATATCTGAGCACCGACGCGCAAGGCGCCACGCGCCTCTCGCCGATTCCGGCGCGCGCCACGTTCAGCGAACCCGTCACGGGGTTTTCCGCGGAGGGCATTTCCCCGATGAACGCCACCGTGCAGAACCTCCAGGGCAGCGGAACGGATTACACGTTCGACCTTGTGCCCGCCGGCGCGGGGCCGGTCTTTGCGCAGGTTCTCGCGGGGGCCGCGTCCGATGCCGCGGGCAACCGCGTTTCGGCGTCGCCCATGTTCGTGCGGCTCTATGATCCCAATCCGCCCGCCGCCATGGTCACGCTCGACGATCCGTCGCCGACGGATGCCGATTCGGTCGCGTTCCGCGTCACGTTCAGCGAGGACGTGGACGACAGTTTCAATGCCGGCAACGTTTCGCTGATCGGATCGCTTGCCCCATACGCGACGTTCGCCATTTCGGGCGCAAGCCCCTCGTACAAGGTCCAGGTCGCGCTTTCCCACGGCGATGCGAGCGGCAACATCGGCATCCGCGTAAGCGCCACGGGAATCAAGGATGCCGCGGGCAACGAGTGCGCGAACGACGCGTCGGCCTATTATGTCGTCAACAACGATTTCGGTTTCGCCGCGCCGCCCGAAGGCGGGCAGGTGTACGCCGGCGAACCGTTCACGTTCACCATTGAACTTGAACCGCATGCGGATCCCGTCGTCCTCCAATGGAAATGGGAAAACAACCAAGGCGTCGTGACCGACGTGGGGTTCGACTCGCCCATGCTGATCCTGCCTGAAACCAACACG
Coding sequences within it:
- a CDS encoding DegT/DnrJ/EryC1/StrS family aminotransferase yields the protein MNLTKRQNTRRGFLKAAGALGASLYLSDLSAGSPAANAQAKKETLAIDGGPKAVTHAVPNAQKWPLYGDEEIRAVTELLRNPDYKPVAEFEEAWKAYHGCPYAKAHCNGTSALTSMLFALDLPPGSEVLVPDYSTWFPVVPMRFFDLVPVFVDSNPRTLNIDLEDCKRRLTPKTRAIMPVHWYGLPCDMDDICAFAKEHGLEVVEDCSHAHGARVNDTLVGNWGRMAGFSLQTTKPLPAIEGGIGMYKDARDFERATTYGNYDLPHTFADDSPYKKYQGTAFGGKMRIHPIAAILARIQLKDLDAKNEAGVAQVKRLNDRITQLPGVSEQFVRSGIKRVFYAKNIIFIDEKKAGMSRAAAVKALQAEGVEAAEYNLRLQHTYPIYSEEKWWRHMPVLPAEDSLPGCAEANRKAVLLPYFTSEQPELIEQYGNAFEKVWAHRDSIAKT
- a CDS encoding M20/M25/M40 family metallo-hydrolase translates to MVDSPGSRNPWYRDSWAIGTAFFLAMVAFAAIYMARPPFPKPATAPATDFSAERALVYNRALASEPHPAGSDANTRVQQYIVDTMNGLGIPAEHVASPYAGGHSAGMRNMVLARLYGTANTKAIMFEAHYDSVPYGPGAADDCAGIAAMIEIARALKAGPPLRNDVIFVFSDAEESGMLGAKAFCEHPWFGDVGVLIGYEARGNRGKAYMFETGPENGWLVRQLAKSGVHAVTSSCMADIYYRLPFRADFGIFKEAGLTGYNIAFIDNFAHYHTKNDNPDNLSLASLQDLGEYGIRLARHLGNIPIDKVRAPDLTYFTVIGPLLAYYPATWNHPLTWIVVALLATVLILGFVRRRLTLPGLLAGCLLFAAALIVTSAVQMGLLAVLYGPSKLFTQLTRDLTSLPDIHLIQQNNLYGTAFALIGIATFVLLAGTFMRLVRPYHLASGALMAWVGLMFLIGVFLEGGLFIAQWPLLFASLGLALLFLDKNAGDPSPARVAVASLFVVPAIVLFAPAFVAALSFVYILASPVTILIPALVLGLAVPQLAIITRRSRLWLPAVCAGAGGLLIAVGLLNSAPTPLRPQFNCVSYRLDLDAQQAYWYSSDPAPDEWTSQFFPPGASHAPTESESDREKDPFRRISSRIHAELTMKAPAPVVESLGPEARIVSDAVENGIRNVVVRIESKHAESMHVRAGEGTKVIAASIFGKPLDAGGDRWYLSLHVFPREGVDLSLALEPDKPFSLQLIQFSHGFHAIPGIRPRPAHMASEPNTIRRHKFIRDSDVHVAKTVFFPPQAM
- a CDS encoding ATP-binding cassette domain-containing protein, which encodes MIKANKLTMHYGPVVALRDVSFEVNRGEIVGLLGPNGAGKSTAMKILTTYLHPTSGTAQVGGIDVLDNPLGVRRIIGYLPEILPLYMDMEVRTYLDFVGRARGLSGGKLKQRVEVVLDECGLRPMYRKIIRELSKGYKQRTGLAQALIHDPDIIVLDEPTSGLDPHQIVEIRQLIRKLAATKTVILSTHILQEVEAMADRIVIINRGRTVGDGTIEELRARARDFDRTAISLQGDRAEIERMLSGMDGVRKVHYEGEVDGCCSFTVYSRIGSEIWRELNKLAHSKNWAVRELAVKPLTLEETFLTLTEPAKKRDEKEGAAA